TGCCACCCCTGTAGAACCCCGCTTGGAACCTGTCTATGCCGCCCCGACCCATCATTATTGACTGCGATCCTGGGGTTGACGATGCGATCGCCCTTCTCCTCGCATTCGCCTCCACTGAGTTCGACCTGTTGGGCATTACCACTGTGTCGGGCAACGTGCCGCTGGAGCTCACTCAGGCCAACGCTCGGCGCATCTGTCACCTGGCCCAGCGCACCGATGTGCCAGTGTATGCGGGCTGCCCGCGCCCGCTGCTGCGATCGCTCACCACCGCTGAAGACATTCACGGGGCAACGGGTTTGCAGGGTGCGGAGCTACCCGAACCCACTCTGCCGCTGCAATCTCAACATGCCGTCGCGTTTCTGGTTGAACAACTCACCACGACCTCGACGCCCATTACCCTAGCTACCCTCGGCCCGCTCACCAACCTAGCGGTAGCACTGATCCAGTGTCCCGAGATCGCCCAAAGCATCGACCAAGTAGTGATGATGGGTGGAGCCTTGGGAAACGGCAACATTACCCCCGCCGCTGAGTTCAATATCTACGTCGATCCCCATGCAGCCAACGTAGTCGTAGAGGCCGGTCTGCCCCTGACCATGATCGGCTTAGATGTCACCCACCAAGTCGTAACCACCCCCGATCGCTTGGCAGCGCTTGAGGCCTTGGGCACCTCCGTGAGCAAAGCCGCTGCGGGCATGCTGCGCTACTACGGCCAGCTAGATGTGGAACGTCACGGGCTAACTGCACCGCCCCTCCACGACCCCTGTGTGATCGCTTATCTGCTGCGCCCCGAGCTCTTTACCGGTCGACCCATGCACTTGGCAATTGAAACCGAGGGCTCCCTCTGCTTGGGACGCACCGTGGCCAATAGGCACCTGACCCCCAACGCCACCATCATCGAAACTGCTGCTGCCGACGGTATCTATGCACTTTTGATAGAACGCCTTAGGAAACTATAGTCGGGCACAAAACTCCCCCAGCTCGCTTGATAAGATAGCCCTATGGCTTACACCACCGAACAACTCCTGGACTTTCTCGATCAGGAACTTCGCGCTACCTGGAAGGGCGAGCGGGTGGTGCTGTCCTCTGCCGATCGCATTGACAATCCGGTGCTTTCGAAGGCGATCGGGGCCGACAAGCTGAGCAAAGTATTTGCCATTCAAGACTTTCGTGCCCAAATTCACGACTACCAGCACGAGCACGGGGTGTCGGGTCTGATGTGGTACACCTGCCGGTTTCAGGGCCGCAGCCTGCGCGTGCCCGAGCTGCATCCCCAGCTGATCGCTATTCCCGCCGATAAGCTGGCTCTAGTGGGGGCAAAGCCAGCCATAGTCGAGTTTTGGCGACAATCCATCGCTGGCCTGCGCCTGTGGATGGCCGGCAATCAGCCCCAACCCACTACCCCAGAGGAGGTAGAACAGCTGATTGCCGCCAGTGAATGGGCCGAGCTATCCGCCACACGAGATGAGCTGTATCTCAGCCTGTGCTGGGGCGATCCCAAAGACTGCCACTGCGACTGGGCAAAGCCGGAGTCGGGGTGCGATCGCATCATCGCCACCGCCGGAGAACCCAGCGGCATCAAGGTATAAAGTTATAGTTGAGCATCGAGCAGCGCTCAACCACAACTTTAGGAGCACCCCCTATGGCCATTGCCGTCGGCGTCATTGAAACCCAAACCTTTCCCGCAGTGCTGGCCGCCGCCGATGCCATGGTCAAAGCGGCCAACGTCACCGTCTCGGTGCAAGATCGCTCCGAGAGTGGGCGGCAATTCGTGGTCATACGCGGCCTGGTGGCCGAGGTCAAGCGCGCCATGGAAGCCGGGCTGATCGCAGCCAAAGCCTGCCCTAACCTGGCCGAAGTCACTTCCCACGTGATCATTCCTAACCCCACCGACAACATCGACGCGATTCTGCCCATTGGGTTTACTTCGGCCTCAGAATCCTTTCGGGTATAAGGTCTACTATTACAACCCCCCCACAGTCTTTAATAATTCGACACGGCGCGATCGCTACCACCGCCCCGTACAATGAAGGTTGAATTTTTTACCTGCAAAACTTTCTCAGGAGTACAACCATGCCACAAGCCGTCGGGTCGCTCGAAACCAGAGGGTTTCCCCCGGTGCTTGCCGCCGCAGATGCGATGGTAAAAGCGGGGCGCGTTACGCTCATTGGCTACATCCGTGCCGGTAGTGCCCGCTTCGCCATCAACATTCGTGGTGATGTCTCCGAAGTTAAGGCCGCCATGGCCGCTGGGGTAGAAGCCGCCGAAAAAACCCCCGGTGGCATCCTCGAAACTTGGGTAATCATCCCCCGTCCCCACGAGAACGTGGTGGCCGTGCTGCCGATCGAATTTAACGATGAGACCGAAATCTTCCGCCAGGCTGTCGAGCAGCCCATTTTGCCCGGCTCTACCGGTCGCTAGGGCTACTTGTTGCCGGTTCTACTAAATGATCTATTTAGATCATTTAGAGATCGCCCTAAAGCCATTGGCAAAAACATGCCCGCTCAAGAAAGTTAATTTCTTGAGCGGGCATGTTTTTTGTGCTCCGTAGTTCTAGCGAGGATAACTAGTCTTCTTTTGTCAAAGCCTCTGGTTTATGAGCCGCATGGCTGCCAGTTTTTTCGCTTTCTACCAAATACTGGGGATTTTCCTTAGATGCAGCAACGGTATGACCTTTGATTTCGGTACGAGATGTTAGCTTTTCAATGATCGTACCCGTAGTTTTTCCTTGAGCCGTACTCCAGGAAACCTTGTCTCCTTTTTTGAAAGCTTGTTCCATGACAATTCCTTGTACTCAGATTATTACTAAACGGTTAGCCAAGACGACCAACATGATGACGGTAGATATCCTGAGTTGAACTCGCGTGCAAACAAACTAAAACCCAACCTGCTTGAGCTAAGTGCGGTGGAAGGAGAACCATCTTCCAACAGCCTAAATCTCAAGCAGGTCGGTTCATCTACCAATTAAGCGTTGGCTATAGAACTTCGCCAGAAGTGGCGTCTTCCTTCAGCTCTTTCTTAAACAGGCTTAGCAGGGAGGGAGTAGCAAAAAAGCCGAAATAAATACCCAGTGCGCCCGTTAACCCGTGTAGAAAAACGTCGGCTCCATAGAGTGGAAAAAGTCCGAAGAAAGTATTGGCAACCGGTACTAGACCTAGGACAGCCAGGGTAGTGTAGTAGATACCCAATTGCCCAGAGAATAGACGAGAGCTATCTAACGCAATAGAAGCAACGATTCCCAACAAGCCTGTGACAAGATGAATAATATTGTGAGGCGTATTAATTGGAAATAGACCCATCAAGTAGCCAAATCCAGAAACGACGCCTAGCTTCTCAATCGAAGGGGGCATAGCGCCAGACTGGGAGACTAGGGCAGGAATGAAGCCCAGAATACCTATGGTTAGGTAGAATATGCCGATAATCAATGCAAATCTTTGTGCAGCTTTCATGATACCTCTAAGGTAAACGTCAGATAACAGTTTTGGGTTAAGCTTGCAGCAGCTTGGTAAAGCCTGTCACTACCTAGCTAGGAGTGAACCCGCAACAATTAACTAGACTCTAAAGAGTTTGATGGGTTTGAGCCTCTCTAAAGAGAAATAGTTGTTGGTAGGTCATTGGATAGAGTGAGTTCTTTGGTGGTAGTTAACTTCTTGTCTACAGTGTTTTTTCAAAGGATCTTTTCTATCACTGCAAATAAAAAATACCATTGTAGGAGCAGAATTGAGCTGGTTTTGAAAGGATAGCGATCGCAGCTAGCCCTTCCCTTTTTACTCAACTCTCGCGGAAATAAACAATACACAAGCTTTCGCCCGATCGCAAAACAGAGGGTCTCAAACCTCCCCAATCTTTGCTTCATAACTTTCAAATGAATTTGAAGAACAAAAATTGCTTCAGTTTCAGAATTCTGAGGTGTATCAAATTTGCTCTTACAAACTCATCGTGCTCCGCTAAGAAACCTCAACGGAGCACGATGGCTCAACTAAAACCTAGGTGGCTAATATGGCTAACGATTAGTCGTCGTTAGGCAGCTCGCCGTTGTCTACTCCAGGCGTCAGAGTCCTAGCGTTTTGGGGGTAGATGCCGGCCATATCTTTAACCGCATCAGCCGACTCTTCAGCGATGCGCTTGATTCTTTTGCCAGGTTGGCCTTCCAGTGAATCTTTCTCAGCTTCCCACTGACCCATGGTGCGGGGGCGACCGACTTCTTGGGTGGGTGGCAGTTCATTAGAATAAGCGCGATTGCCAGTATTTTGCTCAGCTTTGACGCCATTAGCGGTTAGCAGAATAACCACGGCGGAGCAAGCCACCGCAAACTGCTTCCAGTAAACGCGGCCGAGCATTTCCTTTAAGGCACCAAAAATATTCTTCATCACAAATTACCTAATATTCACTCAATACTGCGAGTCAGTAAGCGAACTGCTTGCTGAACCTCTAGTGACACGTTAGGTAACTCTCTTAGAAAGCTTATCGCTCAAAAGGTATATCTTCACAAGCATTAAAAATCGCTGAATGTTCCAGATGCTCACATCCCCTAACCAAAGTATTTCTCTCGAAAGAACGAGACTAAAACCCCATCATGACAGGGGAAAAGCCGTAGAAATCGGTTCTAAGGTACTGATGTAACCCCTAGAGAGAGCTATGCCCAAGCTAAACAACTTCATCCTTGATGTGACCCACGACGATACGCTCGAAACCCTGATTCATCAACTGTTTGAGGCACCGCTCCATAGCCAGCATTCAACCCGAGTAATGGACAGTATTTTGACCAAGTTAGGAGAGCAGTTGCAGTGCGATCGCGTCTTTTTATACCTGCGCTCTCCCGACACTCAGCTAGGGCGAGTGCCCTTCTGCTGGAAAAAGCAGCCATCGATACCTACAATCTATGACCCTGCCTGGAAACCAGAAGATCCCTCCTTGGCAAAGGACGACCCCATGTTTGCGGCTGCCCTCAAAGCCCAGCCCAGTATTTTTGTAGAGGACGTGGAAACCGCTGGTCCAGAGGTATTGAATCGCGAGTTTGAGCACCAAACCTTTGGCCATCGAGCCTTGATTCATGCCCACCTGCGCTCGGATCAAACCCTCTGGGGCATTTTGCAGGCCTGTGTTTTTGAAGAGCCCCGGGTGTGGAGCCAGAGCGATCGCCAACTCATTGAGCAGGTGGTCACTCAGCTCACGCCCTTCGCTATAGACTACGTGAGATCTGAGCCAGAGTTGGCAACGAGTATGTAGTAGAAATCTACGGGTGAATGTAGCTCGACCGTTGGCAGCCATCATTCACCCGTAAAAGCACTGTCTAGGAAACAGTTTGCGGCAAGGACAAAACTGCTTGTCTCTGACTAGGGGTTAGGGTCGCCAGCCCTCGGTTAGCCGCGCTCAATACCGCCAACAGCGAGGCCGTGACAATGCTGCTGTGAATGCCCACCCCGTGGATAGTGCCCTCCAACCAGTCGGCGGCAATCTCGATTAGCGCGATCGCGTCGGCATCACTGCCGTGCCCAATCGCTCGCTCTTCGTAGCTGTGCACCCGAATCCCTAGATTTAGCGCATCTACAAAGGCGTCGATGGGGCCGTTGCCATGTCCTGCTCGGGTGAGTCTTACATCACAACATTCCAAGGTTGTGGAAATGGCCGATGGTGTTTCATCATCCTGCCAGTGGTGGCTAACGTATTTAAACGGCAAGTTGACCCGCAGATACTCCTGCTCAAAGAGATCCCATAGCATGGGCGCGGTCATTTCTTTGCCGGTGGCATCCATGGCGCGCTGCACTATCTGGCTAAACTCAATTTGCAAGCGGCGGGGCAGGCTGAGGTTGTAGTCACGCTCTAGCAAAAAGGCAATGCCTCCCTTGCCCGACTGACTATTTACCCGCACCACCGACTCATAGGACCGGCCCAGGTCGGCGGGGTCGAGGGGCAGGTAGGGCATGTCCCACAGATCTTCTGAGTTGCGGGCCGCAAAGCCTTTGCGAATTGCATCCTGGTGAGAGCCTGAAAATGCGGTGAACACCAGGTCGCCCACGTAGGGGTGACGGGGGTGAATGGGCAGCTGAGTGCAGTCTTCGACAATGCGCGCCACCTCGTTAATGCGCGAGAAATCTAGCCCCGGGTGAATGCCCTGAGTGTAGAGGTTAAGCGCCAGAGTGACGATATCGACATTGCCGGTGCGCTCACCGTTGCCAAATAGGCAGCCCTCCACCCGATCGGCCCCAGCCATCTGGCCCAACTCGGCAGCGGCGATCGCGCAGCCCCGGTCGTTGTGGTTGTGCACGCTTAAGTTCACGCTGTCGCGGTAGGCGAGTTGGCGGTGCATCCATTCCACCTGGTCGGCAAACACGTTGGGGGTAGCGCTCTCCACCGTGGCGGGCAGGTTAATGATTGCTTTGCGATCGGGCGTCGGCTGCCAGACTTCCAACACCGCATTGCAGATATCCCGCGCAAACTCCAATTCGGTTTGAGAAAATACCTCTGGCGAATATTCAAAGCGCCACTGGGTTGCAGGGCGCTCTGCCGCCAAATCGCGAATCAGCGTAGCGGCGTTTACCGCCAGTGCGATCGTTGCGACAGAGTCGTTGCGAAACACCACCCGCCGAAACACTGGAGCCGTAGCGTTGTAGACGTGGACGATCGCCCGCTTGGCTCCCTCAAGGGAATCAAAGGTGCGACGAATCAAGTCTTCTCGCGCCTGGGTGAGCACCTGAATTTCCACATCGTCAGGCACGCGGTTTTCTTCGATCAGGCGGCGCACAAAGATAAAGTCGGTCTCCGAAGCCGACGGAAACGCTACCTCAATTTCCTTAAAGCCGATCGCCACCAGTAACTCAAACATCCGCAGCTTTTGCTCGACAGACATTGGTTCGATGAGCGCCTGATTGCCATCGCGCAGGTCAGTGCTCAGCCAGATCGGGGGCTGGGTGATTACCTGGCTAGGCCAGGTGCGATCGGGCAATGCGATCGGCACAAAGGGGCGGTACTTCTCGGCGGGGTTGGTCAACATGGGTTTGTCTCTAAGATTTCAGTAGTAAAAAAGCTTGCCTAGTCATTCACTGTGACTAAGGTGAGGTGAAGGGTTTCAGGTGAAAGGTTGGAGGCAGGCCGTAAACCTTATACCCTGCACCAATTGCCACCGGAACGGTAAGTTACCCGTGGGGAGTTGGCTAACAGCGTTTAAACTTCCCAGCAGTACTCAGGTCTAGGGAAAACCTGTGACCTAGGGAGTCGAGCTATGCAGGGCATTTCGCCTTTGTTTCAAAAATTAGTTGCGCCCAAGGCGCAGCAGCAGCCCCAGCCCTAGTAGCAGGCTGAAGAGAGGGGCGAGGGATAGCTGCAAAGAAGACATTGACGAGCGACGGCGCAGAATTGCACAACACCCGCATAGTAACCGCGCGGCAAAGCAGCGTCAAGGGCTGAGGCGTCGCGATCGCAAGACGGATAGCTCTGAGCGACAGGGGTTATCTAGGCAAGATGGGTCAACGGTGCGATCGCAGCACAGGAAATATTATTCAGAGGTTAATTTAACTCAGCCCAGTTGATAGCGCGCACACCACTTATTAGTGACAATAGAAGTCGGGGATCTCGCTCCTTTCGATTGGCTGAGCGGTTAGCCAGGGCAACATCTAGCCCTTGTTAGCTCAAGCTGCTGTTTTTGGCTGTTTTCAGCCCCTTGCGTCCACTCGTGCAGGGGGCTTTGTAAGACGTTCTCATTCTCAATGCCCTAACGTGATCCTGTATGACCGCTGAACCGAACTTTGTTCTCGATTTAACCTTGGCCCTGGGGGCCTCTGCTATTGGCGGCTATATTGCCCATCGACTCAAACAGCCGGCGCTGCTGGGCTACCTCGTTACCGGGCTGGTCATCGGCCCCTTTGGCCTCGGGCTACAAACCGATGTGGAGCAAATTCAGGGCCTGGCGGAGGTGGGCATTGCCTTTTTGCTGTTTGCTCTAGGGGTCGAGTTTTCGCTGACAGAGCTCAAGCGGGTCAAAGATATCGCCCTCAAGGGCAGCTTTTTGCAGATGGGGCTGACTACGCTGCTGGTGTGCTCAGTGTCGCTGCTGTCGGGCACGGCCAACTCCCCGCTTCAGGGCATTTTCTTGGGGCTGGTGCTGTCGCTGTCGTCTACGGCGGTAGTGCTCAAAACCCTGACCGATCGCGGCGAAACCGCTACCGTCCACGGACAGGTGATGTTGGGGCTACTGATCTCCCAAGACCTTGCCCTGGGGCTGATGCTGGCGGTGCTGCCGGTGCTCAACCAGCCCGATGCCCTGGGGCCAGCCCTGGCGATCGCGGCGCTCAAGTTTGGGCTGTTTTTGGCAGGGGCGATCGCCCTGGGCCGCTGGGTAGTGCCCCAGCTAATTCAGCACATTGCTGCCACCGAGAGCAGCGAGCTGTTTTTGCTCACCGTGGTCGCCCTTTGCCTGAGCGTTGCCTGGATTACCTCCTTCCTGGGCCTCTCCATCGCCATGGGGGCCTTTGTCGCTGGCCTGATGATTTCTGAGATTGACTACGCCGACCAGGCCCTGGGCAAGATCTTGCCCCTGCGCGACACCTTTGCCTGCCTGTTCTTTGCCTCCATTGGTATGCTGATCGACCCCCACCTGATCGTCAGCGACCTGGGCCGAATTCTAGAGCTGGTGGCGCTGATCATGGTGGGCAAGGCGCTGATTATTTTGCCAATTGTGCTGGGGTTTGGCTATTCGCTCAAAACGGCGGTAAGGGCCAGCTTTGGGCTCAACCAAATTGGTGAATTTTCCTTTGTGCTGGCGCTGATGGGGCTAGAGCTGGGGTTGATCAACGAGGAGCGCTACTCCTTGCTGCTGGGCACGATCGCCATTTCTCTCATGCTCACCCCCCTGTGGATTAACCTAGCCCCCAAGGTGGCCGACTGGCTGCACAACCTGCCGGTGCTCAAAGACTTTCTCAACCAGGCCGAAGACCCAAAGCTGCTGTCGGTGCCCGGCGACATTCACGACCATGTGATTGTGGCGGGCTATGGCCGGGTGGGCGAGGTGCTGGTCAATGTGCTGCTCAGCCGGGGCTACTCGGTGCTGGTGGTCGACAATAGCGAAACCGCGATTCAGCGCCTGCGCAACCGCCACGCGCCTCTGGTGCAAATTCCCTTTGTCTACGGTGACGCCGACAGCGAGCTGGTGCTCGAGAAAACTTCTCTAGAAACCGCCAAGGCCCTGGCCATTACCCTGCCTGATCCGACAACCACCCGCCTAGTGCTGCAACGGGCACTGCTGAGAGCACCCGAGCTGGATATCATTGCGCGATCGCACAACAACGAAGAGATCGACGTGCTCACCCAACTGGGAGCCAGGGAGGTGGTGCAGCCCGAGTTTGAGGCGGCTCTAGAGCTGGGCTCTCACGTGCTCAATACCCTGGGTGAACAGTCGATCGAAATTCAGTCGGTGCTGGACTGGATTCGCCAGGATCGCTACCGCAGCATTCGCCCGGCGGTTCAGGTGGGCGAGGGGTATAGAAATACAGCAAAAGAACGAAAACAGAAGAGCGAAAAGGTTGAAAGCAGTGCTTCATAAGCTCAGCGTCATGGTTGCACCGCTTTGATCTGGGCTCATTCTTGCCGAGCGCTCGCCATCTACACCCAACGCCAGGCACTCTGGGGTAACCCCTGGAAGCATCGATTTTAGGGGCTTTCGTTTAACTACTTATAGCTGCGCTGGGTGAGCTGCACATTCTCAAATTCGAGAGTTTCCCGGTGCAGCTGGGGCGCTCGCCCTTCCCCCGCATATTCCCACGCTGCTACAAAGGCAAAGTGTTCGTCGTCGCGCTTGGCCTCACCATCGCGGGTTTGGTACTCTTCGCGAAAGTGCCCTCCGCAGGATTCTTCTCGTTGCAGAGCATCGCGGGCCATCAGCTCTGCCAGGTCGATAAAGTCAGCGACGCGTCCGGCAAACTCCAGGTTTTTGTTTAGGGTGTTGGCCTCCCCAGGAATTTTGAGGTTTTGCCAATACTCAGCTCGCAGGTCTTGAAGCTGGGCGATCGCACTCTCCAAGCCCTCCCGATTCCGCGCCATGCCCACGTAGTCCCATACAATGCGGCCCAGCTCGCGATGAAACTCCATCACCGTCTTGTTGCCCTGAATGCTCAGCAGCTTGGTAATGCGGGCCTTAGCGCTAGCCTCGGCTTCTCCAAAGGCATCGTCGTCGGTGGTTACGGTGGGCAAAGACTGCCCCGCAATGTAGTCGCCCAGTGTGTAGGGAATCACAAAGTAGCCATCCGCCAAGCCCTGCATCAGCGCGCTGGCCCCTAGCCGGTTAGCGCCGTGGTCAGAGAAATTCGCCTCGCCCAGCACAAACAACCCAGGGATATTACTCATCAGGTGGTAGTCAACCCACAGGCCGCCCATGGTGTAGTGCACAGCGGGGTAGATGCGCATCGGCGTTTCGTAGGGGTTCTCGCCCGAGATCCGCTGGTACATGTCGAACAGGTTGCCGTAGCGGGCGGCGATGGTGTCGCGGCCTTGATGGGCGATCGCATCCCGAAAATCTAAATACACCGCTAGCCCCGTATCACCTACGCCGCGCCCCTCATCGGTCATGGCCTTGGCATTGCGCGAGGCCACATCCCGAGGCACCAGGTTGCCAAAGGCGGGGTAGCGAGTTTCTAAGTAATAGTCGCGCTCCGCATCGGGGATGTCATCGGGATGGCGGTTATCCCCAGGTTTTAGCGGCACCCACACCCGCCCGTCGTTGCGCAGGCCCTCGCTCATCAGCGTGAGTTTCGATTGATAATCGCCCGACACCGGAATGCAGGTGGGGTGAATCTGCGTATAGCAGGGGTTAGCAAAGTAGGCCCCCCGCCGATGGCAGCGCCAAGCCGCTGTCACGTTAGAGTTCTTGGCGTTGGTCGAGAGGTAATAGACATTGCCATAGCCCCCGGTGCAGAGCAGCACCGCATCTCCGGCGTAGCGCTCCAGCTCCCCTGTGACTAAGTTGCGCACCACAATGCCCCGCGCCTTGCCGTCAGCTACCACCAGTTCCAGCATTTCGCGGCGAGCATACACCTCGATTTTGCCGGCCTGCACCATGCGCATCATGGCGCTGTAAGCTCCGAGGAGTAATTGCTGGCCTGTCTGCCCCTTGGCGTAGAACGTCCGCGACACCTGCGCCCCACCAAAGGATCGGTTGTCGAGCAGCCCGCTATATTCCCGTGCGAAGGGCACACCCTGGGCTACGCA
The sequence above is a segment of the Nodosilinea sp. FACHB-141 genome. Coding sequences within it:
- a CDS encoding BMC domain-containing protein; this translates as MAIAVGVIETQTFPAVLAAADAMVKAANVTVSVQDRSESGRQFVVIRGLVAEVKRAMEAGLIAAKACPNLAEVTSHVIIPNPTDNIDAILPIGFTSASESFRV
- a CDS encoding cation:proton antiporter, with protein sequence MTAEPNFVLDLTLALGASAIGGYIAHRLKQPALLGYLVTGLVIGPFGLGLQTDVEQIQGLAEVGIAFLLFALGVEFSLTELKRVKDIALKGSFLQMGLTTLLVCSVSLLSGTANSPLQGIFLGLVLSLSSTAVVLKTLTDRGETATVHGQVMLGLLISQDLALGLMLAVLPVLNQPDALGPALAIAALKFGLFLAGAIALGRWVVPQLIQHIAATESSELFLLTVVALCLSVAWITSFLGLSIAMGAFVAGLMISEIDYADQALGKILPLRDTFACLFFASIGMLIDPHLIVSDLGRILELVALIMVGKALIILPIVLGFGYSLKTAVRASFGLNQIGEFSFVLALMGLELGLINEERYSLLLGTIAISLMLTPLWINLAPKVADWLHNLPVLKDFLNQAEDPKLLSVPGDIHDHVIVAGYGRVGEVLVNVLLSRGYSVLVVDNSETAIQRLRNRHAPLVQIPFVYGDADSELVLEKTSLETAKALAITLPDPTTTRLVLQRALLRAPELDIIARSHNNEEIDVLTQLGAREVVQPEFEAALELGSHVLNTLGEQSIEIQSVLDWIRQDRYRSIRPAVQVGEGYRNTAKERKQKSEKVESSAS
- a CDS encoding DUF4383 domain-containing protein, with amino-acid sequence MKAAQRFALIIGIFYLTIGILGFIPALVSQSGAMPPSIEKLGVVSGFGYLMGLFPINTPHNIIHLVTGLLGIVASIALDSSRLFSGQLGIYYTTLAVLGLVPVANTFFGLFPLYGADVFLHGLTGALGIYFGFFATPSLLSLFKKELKEDATSGEVL
- a CDS encoding fumarate reductase/succinate dehydrogenase flavoprotein subunit produces the protein MLDPRIPAGPLNQKWSDFKDHCRLVSPKNKAKHTILVVGTGLAGASAAATLAELGYNVKSFCIQDSPRRAHSIAAQGGINATKNYPNDGDSVWRLFYDTIKGGDYRSREANVHRLAEISSGIIDQCVAQGVPFAREYSGLLDNRSFGGAQVSRTFYAKGQTGQQLLLGAYSAMMRMVQAGKIEVYARREMLELVVADGKARGIVVRNLVTGELERYAGDAVLLCTGGYGNVYYLSTNAKNSNVTAAWRCHRRGAYFANPCYTQIHPTCIPVSGDYQSKLTLMSEGLRNDGRVWVPLKPGDNRHPDDIPDAERDYYLETRYPAFGNLVPRDVASRNAKAMTDEGRGVGDTGLAVYLDFRDAIAHQGRDTIAARYGNLFDMYQRISGENPYETPMRIYPAVHYTMGGLWVDYHLMSNIPGLFVLGEANFSDHGANRLGASALMQGLADGYFVIPYTLGDYIAGQSLPTVTTDDDAFGEAEASAKARITKLLSIQGNKTVMEFHRELGRIVWDYVGMARNREGLESAIAQLQDLRAEYWQNLKIPGEANTLNKNLEFAGRVADFIDLAELMARDALQREESCGGHFREEYQTRDGEAKRDDEHFAFVAAWEYAGEGRAPQLHRETLEFENVQLTQRSYK
- a CDS encoding nucleoside hydrolase: MPPRPIIIDCDPGVDDAIALLLAFASTEFDLLGITTVSGNVPLELTQANARRICHLAQRTDVPVYAGCPRPLLRSLTTAEDIHGATGLQGAELPEPTLPLQSQHAVAFLVEQLTTTSTPITLATLGPLTNLAVALIQCPEIAQSIDQVVMMGGALGNGNITPAAEFNIYVDPHAANVVVEAGLPLTMIGLDVTHQVVTTPDRLAALEALGTSVSKAAAGMLRYYGQLDVERHGLTAPPLHDPCVIAYLLRPELFTGRPMHLAIETEGSLCLGRTVANRHLTPNATIIETAAADGIYALLIERLRKL
- a CDS encoding carbon dioxide-concentrating mechanism protein CcmK codes for the protein MPQAVGSLETRGFPPVLAAADAMVKAGRVTLIGYIRAGSARFAINIRGDVSEVKAAMAAGVEAAEKTPGGILETWVIIPRPHENVVAVLPIEFNDETEIFRQAVEQPILPGSTGR
- the leuA gene encoding 2-isopropylmalate synthase; this translates as MLTNPAEKYRPFVPIALPDRTWPSQVITQPPIWLSTDLRDGNQALIEPMSVEQKLRMFELLVAIGFKEIEVAFPSASETDFIFVRRLIEENRVPDDVEIQVLTQAREDLIRRTFDSLEGAKRAIVHVYNATAPVFRRVVFRNDSVATIALAVNAATLIRDLAAERPATQWRFEYSPEVFSQTELEFARDICNAVLEVWQPTPDRKAIINLPATVESATPNVFADQVEWMHRQLAYRDSVNLSVHNHNDRGCAIAAAELGQMAGADRVEGCLFGNGERTGNVDIVTLALNLYTQGIHPGLDFSRINEVARIVEDCTQLPIHPRHPYVGDLVFTAFSGSHQDAIRKGFAARNSEDLWDMPYLPLDPADLGRSYESVVRVNSQSGKGGIAFLLERDYNLSLPRRLQIEFSQIVQRAMDATGKEMTAPMLWDLFEQEYLRVNLPFKYVSHHWQDDETPSAISTTLECCDVRLTRAGHGNGPIDAFVDALNLGIRVHSYEERAIGHGSDADAIALIEIAADWLEGTIHGVGIHSSIVTASLLAVLSAANRGLATLTPSQRQAVLSLPQTVS
- a CDS encoding DUF2945 domain-containing protein, whose amino-acid sequence is MEQAFKKGDKVSWSTAQGKTTGTIIEKLTSRTEIKGHTVAASKENPQYLVESEKTGSHAAHKPEALTKED
- a CDS encoding GAF domain-containing protein, producing MPKLNNFILDVTHDDTLETLIHQLFEAPLHSQHSTRVMDSILTKLGEQLQCDRVFLYLRSPDTQLGRVPFCWKKQPSIPTIYDPAWKPEDPSLAKDDPMFAAALKAQPSIFVEDVETAGPEVLNREFEHQTFGHRALIHAHLRSDQTLWGILQACVFEEPRVWSQSDRQLIEQVVTQLTPFAIDYVRSEPELATSM